Proteins co-encoded in one Oncorhynchus kisutch isolate 150728-3 linkage group LG1, Okis_V2, whole genome shotgun sequence genomic window:
- the LOC109873376 gene encoding G-protein coupled receptor 22-like, giving the protein MVSMETKGYTDLLETSDGQGSGLLERGDVSGTEEGWSVPLPLGFQVSLTTVLMLELVLGFSSNLTVLVLYCAQSNLVDSVSNMVTVSLHVLDILVCVLCLPLTVAIILLPVDGSGGGILATLCCFHEACVTFTSVATAINVLVISLDRYDITVRPATRLLTPRRAALLLAAVWAISLAVFFLPFLEGDFFSMGSDAEDNEIGGGLEMEMGDLIPESDSEAPTGLTPTGQNHTGLTLTPSTPSTPYYSHPLPPLRQNRTLLCVGGQGYHTGLAMYYHLLLQVPCFFIAVVVMLFTYSRILQALNIRIGTHIKRGPRASNKDSGCRIRRRRQRRKGLSLATEGRGSSSQNQRLTHPPLIPSPSSLPPLSSMPLVTSDSGATGVTNTTATTPSATTPATPNPTDDISPPPAADRPGVQASVSAIIALRRAVRRHRDRRERQRRVFKMSLIIISSFLGCWAPLSMVNVLILCLGPSDGLVRVRLCFLAMAYGTTIFHPLLYAFTRQKLRKALKTHVKKRVVSLLQVDPAPNGGAVIHNSWVQGGGQRKGRKPRLEGSDATSNCLTVAVRE; this is encoded by the coding sequence ATGGTGTCCATGGAGACCAAGGGCTATACTGACCTCCTGGAGACCAGCGATGGGCAGGGGTCGGGACTTTTGGAGAGAGGGGACGTGTCTGGGACTGAGGAGGGCTGGAGCGTCCCCTTACCCCTGGGCTTCCAGGTGTCCCTCACCACCGTGCTGATGCTGGAGCTGGTGCTCGGCTTCAGCAGCAACCTGACCGTGCTGGTGCTCTACTGCGCCCAGTCCAACCTGGTTGACTCAGTCAGCAACATGGTTACGGTCAGCTTGCACGTGCTGGACATCctggtgtgtgtgctgtgtctgcCGCTGACCGTGGCGATCATCCTGCTCCCAGTGGACGGTAGTGGCGGGGGCATCCTGGCTACGCTGTGCTGCTTCCATGAGGCCTGCGTCACCTTCACCAGTGTGGCCACGGCCATCAATGTGCTGGTCATCAGCCTGGACCGCTACGACATCACCGTCCGTCCAGCCACGCGGCTGCTGACCCCGCGACGTGCTGCACTCCTCCTGGCTGCTGTTTGGGCCATATCACTGGCCGTCTTCTTCCTGCCCTTCCTGGAGGGGGACTTCTTCTCAATGGGGTCTGACGCGGAGGACAATGAGATTGGAGGAGggttggagatggagatgggggatCTGATCCCTGAGTCTGATTCTGAAGCCCCTACTGGACTGACCCCCACTGGGCAAAACCACACTGGGCTGACCCtcactccctccaccccctctactCCATACTACTCCCACCCTCTGCCGCCATTGAGGCAGAACCGGACACTGCTATGTGTGGGTGGGCAGGGCTACCACACGGGCCTGGCCATGTACTACCACCTCCTCCTGCAGGTGCCCTGCTTCTTCATCGCCGTGGTCGTCATGTTGTTCACATACTCCCGCATCCTGCAGGCCCTCAACATCCGCATCGGCACCCACATAAAGAGGGGCCCACGGGCCTCCAATAAGGACTCAGGCTGCAGGATCCGCAGGCGGAGACAAAGGAGGAAGGGACTGAGTCTGGCCACAGAGGGGAGAGGTTCCTCCAGCCAGAACCAACGCCTCACCCACCCGCCCCTCATCCCATCccccagctccctccctcccctctcctccatgccCCTGGTTACCTCTGACAGTGGGGCCACGGGGGTCACcaacaccaccgccaccacccCCAGCGCCACCACCCCAGCGACCCCTAACCCCACTGACGACATCTCCCCCCCACCGGCGGCAGACCGCCCAGGCGTCCAGGCTTCTGTGTCGGCCATCATCGCCCTGAGGAGAGCAGTGAGGCGCCACCGGGACCGGCGGGAGCGCCAGCGGAGAGTCTTCAAGATGTCCCTGATCATCATCTCCTCTTTCCTGGGCTGCTGGGCTCCTCTGTCCATGGTGAACGTGTTGATACTGTGCCTGGGCCCCAGCGATGGCCTGGTACGTGTGAGGCTCTGCTTCCTGGCCATGGCATACGGCACCACCATCTTCCACCCGCTGCTCTATGCCTTCACCAGGCAAAAGCTGCGTAAAGCGCTGAAGACCCATGTCAAGAAGAGGGTGGTGTCCCTGCTGCAGGTGGACCCGGCGCCCAACGGGGGA